The Victivallaceae bacterium genome contains a region encoding:
- a CDS encoding tetratricopeptide repeat protein, producing the protein MDKFSKIHLAKENLCLGINHFLNGEFEEAEKSLVEALALDPEASLAYCYLGIVALETGRFAEALGWCQKGMASDPQDSYLRYCYGVALDRNGKTEEAIKEYLIYIDLHADDTECWFSLGCAYDKLKKYDEALGCFNKILSLEPWNYKGLYNKASVLSEMGQNEEALSILETAVNKNPLYWKAWIKLGFLYSQNKNWSKATEAYEHVVRLRPDLSDGHYNLGLCYLTSQRSRTALKAFEEAVNLNADDADAYFYMGLSYMDLKDREKAISAFGKTLLINLDHERAHYLLGYLYYFDGNFEKAEKEVAFLLKKDSAFAPLLKKALMDSQEWSLNDALFN; encoded by the coding sequence ATGGATAAATTTTCCAAAATTCATCTGGCGAAAGAAAACCTTTGTCTTGGGATTAACCATTTTTTAAACGGAGAATTTGAAGAAGCGGAAAAATCGCTGGTTGAGGCGCTTGCTTTAGATCCCGAAGCTTCTTTGGCTTATTGTTATTTGGGTATTGTTGCGTTGGAAACCGGGCGTTTCGCGGAAGCTTTGGGGTGGTGTCAAAAAGGAATGGCTTCCGATCCTCAAGACAGTTATTTACGTTATTGTTACGGAGTCGCTTTGGATCGTAACGGAAAAACGGAAGAGGCTATTAAAGAATATTTGATTTATATCGACCTTCATGCCGACGATACCGAGTGCTGGTTCAGTTTGGGATGCGCTTACGATAAGTTGAAAAAATATGATGAAGCTCTGGGTTGTTTTAATAAGATATTGTCTTTGGAACCGTGGAATTACAAAGGTTTGTATAACAAGGCTTCCGTACTTTCAGAGATGGGTCAAAACGAGGAAGCCTTGTCCATTCTGGAAACGGCTGTGAATAAAAATCCTCTTTATTGGAAAGCTTGGATTAAGCTCGGCTTTTTATATTCTCAAAATAAAAATTGGTCCAAAGCTACCGAAGCTTATGAACATGTCGTAAGATTAAGACCCGATTTGTCCGATGGACATTATAATTTGGGCCTATGTTATCTCACTTCCCAAAGAAGCCGAACCGCATTGAAGGCTTTTGAAGAAGCCGTAAATTTGAATGCGGATGATGCCGATGCATATTTTTATATGGGCTTATCCTATATGGATTTAAAAGATCGGGAAAAAGCGATATCTGCTTTCGGTAAAACGTTATTGATTAATCTTGATCACGAAAGGGCGCATTATTTATTGGGATATCTTTATTATTTTGACGGCAATTTTGAAAAAGCCGAAAAAGAAGTCGCATTTTTGTTGAAGAAGGACTCTGCATTTGCTCCTTTGTTAAAAAAAGCCTTAATGGATAGTCAGGAATGGTCTTTAAATGATGCTTTATTTAATTAA
- the sufB gene encoding Fe-S cluster assembly protein SufB: MNDRLVTELLDDRMHYKYGFSTDVESERVQRGLSEEIIQNISSIRNEPEFLTDFRMKAYRYWKTLQEPRWGNFQYQSVDYERLIYFSAPKQKGATGKLEDADPEILKTFKKLGIPIDEQKRLLNVTVDLVFDSVSIGTTFKKNLEDAGVIFCSFSEAARSYPDLVKKYLGSVVSYKDNFFAALNSAVFTDGSFVFVPAGVRCPMEISTYFRINDKEAGQFERTLIIAEKGAYVSYLEGCTAPAYSSNQLHAAVVELVVKEKAHVKYSTVQNWFSGSKDGGRGGVYNFVTKRGLCQGDFSKISWIQVEVGAAITWKYPSCILKGDNSVGEFYSVTLTNGYMQTDTGTKMVHLGKNTSSTIISKGISADCSKNTFRSLVSMGKKAFGSHNYTQCDSMLIGNRCQATTFPVIKLQNGRSSVEHEASTSRLREDQLFYLKSRGFNPEQAIGLLVNGFCSQIISELPLEFAEESRKLLLLKLENSVG; this comes from the coding sequence ATGAACGATCGTTTAGTGACTGAGCTTCTTGATGATCGTATGCACTATAAATACGGGTTTTCTACGGATGTAGAGAGTGAAAGAGTGCAAAGAGGGCTCTCGGAAGAAATTATTCAAAATATTTCTTCTATCCGTAACGAACCCGAATTTTTAACCGATTTTCGAATGAAAGCCTACCGATATTGGAAGACTCTTCAAGAACCTCGATGGGGGAATTTTCAATATCAATCTGTTGATTACGAACGGTTGATTTATTTTTCCGCCCCTAAGCAAAAAGGAGCTACCGGTAAGCTGGAAGATGCCGATCCTGAGATTTTAAAAACTTTTAAAAAATTAGGCATACCGATTGACGAGCAAAAGCGTTTATTGAACGTAACCGTGGATTTGGTGTTTGATTCGGTATCGATAGGCACGACTTTTAAAAAAAATCTTGAAGATGCCGGGGTTATATTTTGTTCATTTTCGGAAGCTGCCCGTTCTTATCCCGATCTTGTCAAAAAATATTTGGGTTCCGTAGTTTCCTATAAGGATAATTTTTTCGCCGCTTTGAATTCAGCGGTTTTTACCGATGGATCATTTGTCTTCGTCCCTGCAGGTGTTCGTTGTCCCATGGAGATATCGACCTATTTTCGAATCAATGATAAAGAAGCAGGACAGTTCGAACGTACTTTAATTATTGCCGAAAAAGGTGCCTATGTCAGTTACCTTGAAGGGTGTACCGCACCTGCTTATTCATCTAACCAATTACATGCGGCAGTGGTGGAACTTGTGGTCAAAGAAAAGGCTCATGTCAAATATTCTACGGTTCAGAATTGGTTTTCGGGTTCTAAGGACGGTGGGAGGGGGGGCGTTTATAATTTTGTGACCAAACGGGGTCTTTGTCAGGGAGATTTTTCCAAGATTTCTTGGATACAGGTAGAAGTGGGGGCTGCCATAACTTGGAAGTATCCGAGTTGTATTTTAAAAGGCGACAACTCAGTGGGGGAATTCTATTCCGTAACTTTGACGAACGGATATATGCAGACCGATACCGGAACTAAAATGGTGCATTTAGGCAAGAACACTTCCTCTACGATAATCTCTAAAGGCATTTCGGCGGATTGTTCAAAAAATACTTTTCGCAGTCTCGTTTCAATGGGGAAAAAAGCTTTCGGTTCTCATAACTATACGCAATGCGATTCGATGTTGATAGGGAACCGTTGTCAGGCAACGACTTTTCCGGTCATTAAGTTGCAAAACGGACGTTCTTCCGTGGAACATGAAGCAAGTACTTCTCGTCTTCGTGAAGATCAATTGTTTTATTTAAAGAGTCGCGGTTTTAATCCGGAGCAGGCTATCGGTTTACTGGTTAACGGCTTTTGCTCGCAAATCATTAGTGAACTGCCTTTGGAGTTTGCTGAGGAGTCAAGAAAGCTTTTGTTATTGAAATTGGAAAATAGTGTGGGTTAG
- a CDS encoding penicillin-binding transpeptidase domain-containing protein, with product MMKWFKSEKPTSFSDKLNGLLTVTSIILFMMIFRVWHLSIVQHNQKLAEAYKPQIRSVLRKVNRATIVDRDGITLAINKPQYNVTISYGLIRDLPARIWKKNSDGTKTKIFVRQSYITCLAQLLAKELNIDRLFIEDIIKAKASVLGNIPCLIKEGISEKEYYRIKSLEKDWPGLNGEIASRRYYPLGKIAGDVIGHIGPISRSEYNGITQKLSYFREFVRAWEEGEDIELPKGCINMDEVCAQLDKLEKASYGIHDLIGKAGIENTYDTSLRGMPGKRHYLIDRRGNFIRELEKSSAVVPGNKLILSLSSELQEFAERLLLEHESGNSVRTTESLKKKNKIPPLVPWIKGGAVIALDPNTGDVLAMASSPRHDPNDFVSLKRNDLDYVEDNWGALRRWLETEEHIAEIYDFKKFLIREKRDSLTGRVYDECLELNLGNYLDLILSDQSSVKQVFKSYDSLAHAVFVQRKMKRLTEFFFDESIKLPLSVILDGIFGNDDKHIRIGEICSLQEKEFFEKRYAFHYSDIEDIVVALRPVFDKLLLNYDKLLLTDLYRLIISEERMTSDLLSVIGDMSLAEFRQTEGCFISVRHICRSIIKDVFCERHFSDWRNKHFAEHLSEYRRREVAAGKKYSSPYTDCLDQQKRRLFEDFWTTHEKDFILFFLTGCSIEEDKDMWPYFNILSIWRRELAAGAHTALHWHPHYIDLKKHLAGLPIENFEDYFKLFREFSELTRPLLGKYSVSIVGNKPQLEKDLAALFYPSYGYGYLRSYAFRQATTIGSIFKVVSGYSALAQRYVNIQNTNEDLNPLVVFDCKSGTTDGKQSHVGFFSNGNPIPLFYKGGRLPKNDFFGRGSLDLIRALEMSSNSYFALLAGDVLEDPEDLSHAALLFGFGEKTGIDLPGEYPGKIPEDITYNRSGLYAMAIGQHSLVVTPLQTATMLSSLVNGGNLLKPRIVLREDDSEVRFFEPVVLRKIFLPKEISDILKRGMHRVINGEYGTARFVKQMFSSDLLSRVIGKTSTAEVMERVGLDLRQGVMKLKHIGFAAASFEDKELSRPDLVVVVYLRYGEFGRDAAPLALKLIEKWESMKKRNNFCCFER from the coding sequence ATGATGAAATGGTTTAAATCCGAAAAACCCACTTCTTTTTCAGACAAACTTAATGGATTGTTGACAGTCACGTCGATCATTTTATTTATGATGATTTTTCGCGTATGGCATCTTTCGATCGTACAACACAATCAAAAGTTAGCAGAAGCCTATAAACCGCAAATCAGATCCGTGCTTCGGAAGGTCAATAGAGCTACGATCGTCGATCGTGACGGAATTACTTTAGCCATTAATAAACCGCAATATAACGTGACGATTTCATACGGTTTGATTCGAGATCTTCCCGCAAGAATATGGAAGAAAAATTCGGATGGGACGAAAACGAAAATTTTCGTTCGACAATCGTATATCACATGTTTGGCTCAATTATTGGCTAAAGAACTGAACATCGATCGTTTATTCATAGAAGATATTATTAAGGCTAAGGCTTCCGTTTTAGGTAACATTCCCTGCTTAATCAAGGAAGGCATTTCGGAAAAAGAATATTATCGTATTAAAAGTTTGGAAAAAGATTGGCCCGGCTTAAACGGTGAGATTGCTTCACGAAGGTATTATCCTTTAGGAAAAATTGCCGGAGACGTAATTGGACATATAGGTCCGATCAGTCGAAGCGAATACAACGGAATCACTCAAAAACTCAGTTATTTCAGAGAGTTCGTACGGGCTTGGGAAGAAGGTGAAGATATTGAATTGCCTAAAGGTTGCATCAATATGGATGAAGTTTGTGCTCAATTGGATAAATTGGAAAAGGCTTCATACGGTATTCATGATTTAATCGGAAAAGCAGGAATCGAAAATACGTATGACACTTCCTTAAGAGGTATGCCGGGGAAACGGCACTATCTTATAGACAGAAGAGGAAATTTTATCCGAGAATTGGAAAAAAGTTCCGCAGTCGTTCCCGGGAACAAGTTGATTTTGTCTTTGTCTTCGGAGTTGCAGGAATTTGCGGAACGATTACTTCTCGAACATGAAAGCGGTAATTCCGTACGAACGACGGAATCTTTAAAGAAAAAAAATAAAATACCTCCGCTGGTTCCTTGGATCAAAGGAGGTGCCGTTATAGCTTTGGATCCTAATACGGGAGATGTTTTGGCTATGGCTTCATCTCCTCGTCACGATCCGAATGATTTTGTGTCTTTGAAAAGAAATGATTTGGATTATGTGGAGGATAATTGGGGGGCTTTAAGAAGATGGTTGGAAACGGAAGAGCATATAGCCGAAATTTATGATTTTAAGAAGTTTTTGATTCGAGAAAAAAGAGACTCCTTGACCGGGCGTGTTTATGATGAATGTTTGGAGCTGAATTTAGGTAACTATCTCGATTTGATTTTATCGGATCAATCTTCGGTAAAACAGGTTTTTAAATCGTATGATTCTTTAGCGCATGCCGTTTTCGTTCAAAGGAAAATGAAACGATTAACTGAATTTTTTTTTGATGAATCGATAAAATTACCCCTTTCAGTGATTCTTGACGGGATTTTCGGTAATGACGATAAACATATACGGATCGGAGAAATATGTTCTTTGCAAGAGAAAGAGTTTTTCGAAAAACGGTATGCGTTTCATTATTCGGACATAGAAGATATCGTCGTTGCTTTACGACCCGTATTCGATAAATTGCTTTTGAATTACGACAAGTTGTTATTAACCGATCTTTATCGTCTGATTATTTCCGAAGAACGCATGACTTCCGATTTATTATCGGTAATAGGAGATATGTCTTTAGCCGAATTTCGACAAACGGAAGGATGTTTCATATCGGTAAGGCATATATGTCGATCGATTATTAAGGATGTTTTTTGCGAACGTCACTTCAGTGATTGGCGTAATAAACATTTTGCGGAACATCTGTCGGAATACAGACGACGGGAAGTCGCTGCCGGGAAAAAATATTCCTCTCCTTATACGGATTGTTTGGATCAACAAAAACGACGTTTATTTGAAGATTTTTGGACGACACACGAAAAAGATTTCATTCTTTTTTTTCTAACCGGATGTTCAATCGAAGAAGATAAGGATATGTGGCCTTATTTCAATATTTTGTCGATTTGGCGACGGGAGCTTGCTGCCGGAGCTCATACGGCTTTGCATTGGCATCCTCATTATATCGATTTGAAAAAGCATCTGGCGGGATTACCAATCGAAAATTTTGAAGATTATTTTAAGTTATTCAGGGAATTTTCGGAATTGACGCGCCCTCTTTTAGGTAAATATTCCGTTTCGATTGTGGGGAACAAACCGCAGCTTGAAAAGGATTTAGCAGCTTTGTTTTATCCTTCTTACGGATACGGGTATTTGCGATCTTATGCTTTCAGACAAGCTACGACTATCGGATCGATTTTTAAAGTCGTATCCGGTTATTCGGCTTTGGCTCAAAGATACGTCAACATCCAAAATACGAACGAAGATCTGAATCCCTTAGTCGTTTTCGATTGTAAATCAGGGACCACGGACGGCAAGCAGTCTCATGTAGGATTTTTTTCGAACGGAAATCCCATTCCTCTTTTTTATAAAGGCGGCAGATTGCCCAAAAATGACTTTTTCGGTAGAGGGAGTTTGGATTTGATCCGAGCTTTGGAAATGTCCAGTAACTCATATTTTGCTCTTTTGGCCGGTGATGTTCTTGAAGATCCCGAGGACTTAAGTCATGCGGCTCTTCTTTTCGGATTCGGAGAAAAGACGGGGATCGATCTCCCGGGAGAATATCCCGGAAAAATTCCTGAAGACATTACTTATAATCGTTCCGGTTTATATGCTATGGCGATCGGCCAACACTCTTTAGTCGTAACGCCTTTGCAAACGGCAACAATGCTTTCTTCATTAGTGAACGGAGGAAATCTTTTGAAGCCGAGGATTGTTTTAAGAGAAGATGATTCGGAAGTGCGGTTTTTTGAACCCGTCGTTTTAAGAAAGATATTTTTACCGAAAGAAATATCCGACATCTTGAAACGGGGGATGCATCGGGTGATTAATGGAGAATACGGAACCGCAAGGTTCGTTAAACAAATGTTTTCTTCCGATCTGTTATCGCGAGTGATAGGTAAGACGAGTACCGCGGAAGTCATGGAAAGAGTGGGACTTGATTTACGACAGGGAGTTATGAAATTGAAACACATCGGTTTTGCTGCCGCTTCTTTTGAAGACAAGGAATTGTCTCGTCCTGATTTAGTTGTCGTTGTGTATCTTAGATATGGGGAATTCGGAAGAGACGCAGCTCCTTTAGCGTTAAAATTGATTGAAAAATGGGAATCCATGAAAAAACGAAATAATTTTTGTTGTTTCGAACGATAA
- the sufC gene encoding Fe-S cluster assembly ATPase SufC, with amino-acid sequence MLEIEHLHVVCNDGPEILKNLNLRINPGEKHVIMGPNGAGKSTLAKILLGDPGLEVSSGHISFYGSDLSEQATEERVGAGLFVSFQNPPEIAGLVGNTLLFESLNHIRAFRNEPVLTRSEFQVRLSDMKKHYGFKETDALLERSFNQGCSGGEKKKHELLQMLILQPALTVLDELDSGLDVDAMKFVCDSLNKYYEDEPEKSLIFITHYPQMAQQINPDYVHVLNEGAIVLTGGQELIMRLESEGYERLIISSCVSAD; translated from the coding sequence ATGCTGGAAATAGAACATTTGCATGTCGTGTGCAATGACGGTCCCGAAATTTTGAAAAACTTGAATCTTCGAATCAATCCCGGTGAAAAACACGTGATCATGGGACCTAACGGAGCCGGTAAATCGACTTTGGCAAAAATTTTGCTCGGAGACCCCGGTCTTGAAGTTTCCTCGGGGCACATTTCGTTTTACGGGTCCGATTTATCGGAGCAAGCAACGGAAGAGAGAGTCGGTGCGGGACTTTTTGTCAGTTTTCAGAATCCGCCGGAAATTGCAGGGCTTGTGGGAAACACTTTATTATTCGAATCCTTAAATCATATACGGGCGTTTCGTAATGAGCCGGTATTGACGAGAAGCGAATTTCAGGTGCGTCTGTCCGATATGAAAAAACATTACGGGTTTAAGGAAACGGATGCTCTTTTGGAACGATCTTTCAATCAAGGATGCTCCGGTGGAGAAAAAAAGAAGCATGAGCTATTACAGATGTTGATACTGCAACCTGCTCTTACCGTTCTTGATGAATTGGATTCCGGTTTGGACGTCGATGCGATGAAGTTTGTCTGTGACTCCTTAAATAAATATTATGAAGATGAGCCGGAGAAATCCTTAATATTTATTACGCATTATCCGCAAATGGCTCAGCAAATTAATCCTGATTACGTACACGTTTTAAATGAAGGTGCGATCGTATTGACCGGAGGTCAAGAGCTCATTATGCGTTTGGAGTCGGAAGGATATGAGCGGTTGATTATTTCTTCTTGCGTTTCCGCAGATTAA
- a CDS encoding SufS family cysteine desulfurase — protein sequence MNVKLDTKKDFPMFSRLINGRPLIYLDTAATAHKPASVVEAVSDFYGKYYGTVFRTTYALSQEASFKYCAVRDKIRNFLNAERSEEIVFMRGSTHAINILARSAVEELVPEGGCILLSDIEHHANVISWQLAVKYRNIKIKQIMTDSEGFLLKDHLESLLKQGADFVSIPHISNVYGSIQPLKEIAELVHKYGAFLCIDGAQGAPHVPVDVRDTNVDFYIFSGHKLYGPTGIGVLYGKYELLDRLPPIEGGGDMVEVYDPENIIFAKPPMKFEAGTPSIASVHGLGAAIDYVTSFGMDAIFAWERILVKKALDLLSDFEGLHILGTLSPDRRGSLISFSIENLHPFDVGLFLNNYGIALRTGNHCSQPAMLRAGLSHVSRISFGIYNTEEDLDFFAQCLREIVLSLKT from the coding sequence ATGAATGTGAAGCTTGATACGAAAAAAGATTTTCCGATGTTCTCTCGTCTTATTAACGGTCGTCCATTGATTTATCTGGATACGGCGGCAACGGCTCATAAGCCTGCTTCGGTTGTAGAGGCTGTCTCCGATTTTTACGGAAAATATTACGGGACCGTTTTTAGAACTACTTATGCACTATCTCAAGAGGCCTCTTTTAAATATTGCGCAGTTAGGGACAAAATCAGAAATTTTCTGAATGCCGAACGCAGCGAAGAAATTGTATTTATGCGAGGAAGTACTCACGCAATAAATATTTTAGCCAGATCTGCCGTTGAAGAATTAGTACCGGAAGGAGGATGTATTTTGCTTTCCGATATCGAACATCATGCTAACGTCATATCTTGGCAACTGGCCGTAAAATACCGAAATATAAAAATTAAACAAATTATGACGGATTCCGAAGGCTTTCTTTTAAAGGATCATTTGGAATCGTTATTAAAGCAAGGAGCCGATTTCGTTAGTATTCCGCATATATCCAACGTATACGGAAGTATTCAGCCGTTAAAGGAGATTGCTGAGTTAGTCCATAAATATGGAGCTTTTTTATGTATAGACGGTGCCCAAGGGGCTCCTCACGTGCCCGTAGACGTCAGGGATACGAATGTCGATTTTTACATATTTTCCGGTCATAAGCTTTACGGGCCCACCGGGATAGGCGTTCTTTACGGCAAATACGAATTATTGGACCGATTGCCTCCGATTGAAGGCGGCGGTGATATGGTGGAAGTGTATGATCCGGAGAACATAATTTTTGCTAAGCCCCCGATGAAATTCGAAGCGGGCACTCCCTCGATAGCATCCGTTCACGGATTGGGAGCTGCTATCGATTACGTCACTTCTTTCGGTATGGATGCGATTTTTGCCTGGGAAAGGATCCTTGTCAAAAAAGCTTTAGATCTTTTGAGCGATTTTGAAGGTCTTCACATTTTAGGGACGCTATCTCCCGATCGACGAGGATCTTTGATCAGCTTCTCTATAGAGAACTTACATCCCTTTGATGTAGGTCTATTCTTAAATAATTATGGTATTGCTTTGCGTACCGGCAACCATTGTTCCCAACCGGCTATGCTACGCGCCGGATTGTCTCATGTCAGTAGAATTTCATTCGGCATTTATAACACGGAAGAAGACTTGGATTTTTTTGCACAATGTTTGAGAGAAATAGTACTGTCTCTTAAGACCTAA
- a CDS encoding SufD family Fe-S cluster assembly protein, whose product MKNRYSDVMGCIPWVATLEATEANALTSKVVSLCGELSRLCDESQFRCVLINGVYDSVSSRLPEGVTVMSRRKASSRYKYFFTEKPGDSIESPFIKFHKNRDNDGLFLYFHDSDKVFDIEVINSYSDPREVHHPGLCIVVGRNCEVRMTLRTLGCRGLETGRINGKIDYFVQEGGTCSVKVMGSRQCREEIWTFISELMTDSYHKTELFPSKGSQGLVFYDCHTMLRGDRAESKITLKGSLIERNRLFINIFMKHMSRETVSRQDIRTILEDRSEVVFRGGIYVDVPAELTRAYQKHDSLVLSDEALVETQPSLEIFSDNVKASHGATIGGFEEPVITYLSARGLSRRVIVELLKEAFLNGVTAEDECEA is encoded by the coding sequence ATGAAAAACAGATATTCGGATGTCATGGGTTGTATTCCTTGGGTTGCAACGTTGGAAGCAACCGAGGCGAATGCCCTAACGAGTAAGGTTGTGTCCTTATGTGGCGAGCTTTCCCGGTTATGTGACGAGTCTCAATTTCGATGCGTTCTGATTAACGGTGTTTATGATTCCGTATCCTCTAGGCTTCCGGAAGGAGTTACGGTCATGTCTCGGCGTAAAGCTTCTTCTCGTTATAAATATTTTTTTACTGAAAAACCGGGTGATTCGATTGAGAGTCCTTTCATAAAATTTCATAAGAATCGGGATAATGACGGTTTATTCCTTTATTTTCATGATTCGGATAAGGTATTCGATATCGAAGTAATCAATAGTTATTCGGACCCTCGAGAGGTACATCATCCCGGGTTGTGTATCGTTGTGGGTAGAAATTGTGAAGTTCGAATGACATTACGAACGTTAGGTTGCCGAGGTCTTGAAACCGGGCGTATCAATGGGAAAATCGATTACTTTGTTCAAGAGGGAGGAACTTGTAGTGTCAAAGTTATGGGCAGTCGGCAATGTCGCGAGGAAATTTGGACTTTTATTTCGGAATTAATGACTGATTCCTACCATAAGACGGAGTTATTTCCGTCCAAAGGTTCGCAGGGATTGGTTTTTTATGACTGTCATACCATGTTGCGGGGTGATAGAGCCGAGAGCAAAATTACTTTGAAAGGTTCTTTAATCGAACGCAACCGTTTGTTCATAAACATATTTATGAAGCATATGTCTCGAGAGACCGTTTCTCGACAAGACATACGTACGATATTGGAAGATAGATCCGAAGTCGTTTTTCGAGGAGGGATATACGTAGACGTTCCTGCCGAACTGACACGAGCTTATCAAAAGCATGATTCCTTAGTTTTGAGCGATGAGGCTTTGGTTGAAACGCAGCCGTCATTGGAAATTTTTTCCGATAACGTAAAAGCTTCCCACGGAGCAACCATAGGGGGCTTCGAAGAGCCTGTAATAACTTATTTATCTGCTCGCGGATTATCGCGGCGAGTGATTGTCGAATTATTAAAGGAAGCCTTTTTAAACGGTGTTACTGCAGAAGATGAATGTGAAGCTTGA